A genomic segment from Gossypium hirsutum isolate 1008001.06 chromosome D04, Gossypium_hirsutum_v2.1, whole genome shotgun sequence encodes:
- the LOC107931557 gene encoding 60S ribosomal protein L18a-like protein, which produces MDPSIKQHLTEAVEQKIGEYALIRDAENPQLSIYDKPLPCFGCGIGWFSLLLGFVFPLMWYYATILYFGNYYHKDPRERAGLAASAIAALICTIALIITIAILVF; this is translated from the exons ATGGATCCGAGTATTAAAC AGCACTTAACAGAAGCAGTTGAACAGAAAATTGGTGAATATGCACTTATTAGAGATGCGGAAAACCCGCAGCTGAGCATTTATGATAAACCTCTTCCTTGCTTTGGCTGTGGGATAGGGTGGTTTTC TCTTCTGCTTGGATTTGTTTTCCCATTGATGTGGTATTATGCCACCATTCTCTACTTCGGAAACTACTACCACAAAGACCCAAGAGAAAGAGCTGGACTTGCTGCCTCTGCAATAGCT GCATTGATATGTACAATTGCTTTGATAATCACAATAGCTATTCTCGTCTTCTAG